One segment of Anatilimnocola aggregata DNA contains the following:
- a CDS encoding DUF1549 domain-containing protein: protein MNPNFLRSCLVLCLASLACYGRVGAAESPDFERQILPLLYNRCFSCHSEKVAKPKAELRLDSAEGIRQSGVLNTASPDKSELLIRVSLPHSDEGLMPPLKGGGQPLSEAERGLVRRWIATGANMQGWQRFNHREPAVEFRNAPLSRADVPELARKVDELVQQYHLSKGTALNAAVSDEGFLRRVYLDVAGRIPSYAESQEYLASKVPDKRARLIDKLLDGEGYVSHTFNWKADQLRLVTKGFPGQPGYMYEDWVKESIQSGMAYDEFVRQLVTAQGYLWENGAVGFYLRDLGMPFDHMSNMARIFLGTRLECAQCHDHPFEPITQKDFYQLTAYTYGVSNLYSSAGFSPDNVKQWPELKSLLDSNNASKALRDAASGTIAPLKRLTKDTEHSLTFPEHYASEPVARGKVVEARTMFGDEAPATAENRRVKFADWITSPRNPRFTRNIVNRLFKRVMGVGLIEPVDSLSPVNRPEQPELLEFLTQTMAQLRYDERAFLAVLLNSRVYQSEAERKDLEPGEVYMLRGPLARRLSAEQVWDSLLVLLVEDLDSRKPLPLDRGPAGRDLLVKLTNMTAEELLKRSHEMAEYHAVRRRHNIELENQKSLLKKATESGDAEKVRQLRAEYATTNAQFEQLQRSMQMGGLATAKETDPRWQKLPPSLVRASEIPTPISLGHFLRQFGQSDRREIDAFNKSPKITHSLALMNGDLTQTAIESDSYLQKELNSIQNAEQRIDAIYQSILIRRPNAEEAERCRELFATSRTPDADLIWALLNSPEFLFIQ, encoded by the coding sequence ATGAATCCCAACTTTCTCCGCAGCTGTCTCGTACTCTGCCTCGCAAGCTTAGCTTGCTATGGGCGAGTCGGTGCGGCCGAATCGCCCGACTTCGAGCGGCAGATCTTGCCTCTGCTGTACAATCGTTGCTTTAGTTGCCACAGCGAGAAGGTGGCCAAGCCTAAGGCCGAACTACGATTGGACTCGGCAGAGGGGATTCGCCAAAGCGGGGTGTTAAACACCGCCAGCCCCGACAAAAGCGAATTGCTGATTCGAGTCTCGTTGCCTCATTCGGATGAAGGTCTGATGCCGCCGTTGAAGGGGGGCGGGCAGCCGCTTAGTGAGGCCGAACGTGGGCTCGTGCGGCGTTGGATTGCCACGGGAGCGAACATGCAGGGGTGGCAGCGTTTCAATCATCGCGAGCCCGCGGTCGAGTTTCGCAACGCACCCTTATCGCGAGCCGATGTACCGGAGTTGGCTCGCAAGGTCGACGAACTTGTTCAGCAGTATCATCTGTCCAAAGGGACGGCGCTCAACGCCGCCGTGAGCGACGAGGGCTTTTTGCGCCGCGTCTATCTCGATGTTGCGGGCCGGATTCCCAGTTATGCCGAATCGCAAGAATATCTGGCCAGTAAAGTGCCAGACAAACGTGCCCGCTTGATCGACAAATTGCTCGACGGCGAGGGCTACGTTAGTCACACCTTCAATTGGAAGGCCGATCAACTGCGGCTAGTTACAAAGGGTTTTCCTGGCCAACCAGGATATATGTACGAAGACTGGGTCAAAGAATCGATTCAGTCGGGTATGGCCTACGACGAATTTGTGCGCCAGCTGGTCACTGCCCAAGGATACCTGTGGGAGAACGGCGCGGTTGGTTTCTATCTGCGCGATCTGGGAATGCCGTTCGACCATATGTCGAACATGGCCCGCATCTTCCTGGGAACTCGGCTCGAATGTGCTCAGTGCCACGATCATCCATTCGAGCCGATCACGCAAAAGGACTTCTATCAACTCACGGCCTATACCTATGGAGTTTCGAATCTTTATTCATCTGCTGGTTTCTCGCCAGACAACGTTAAGCAGTGGCCCGAACTGAAGTCGCTGTTGGACTCAAACAATGCTTCCAAAGCGCTTCGCGATGCGGCCAGCGGAACAATTGCTCCACTCAAGCGGCTGACCAAAGACACGGAACATAGCCTGACATTTCCCGAACATTATGCGTCCGAACCCGTGGCCCGCGGCAAGGTGGTCGAGGCGCGCACGATGTTTGGCGACGAAGCGCCGGCCACCGCCGAAAACCGCCGCGTGAAGTTTGCCGACTGGATAACTTCGCCGCGCAATCCGCGCTTTACGCGCAATATCGTTAATCGACTCTTCAAGCGAGTGATGGGGGTGGGATTGATCGAACCGGTGGATAGTCTGTCGCCGGTTAATCGGCCAGAGCAGCCGGAATTGCTTGAATTCTTGACGCAAACGATGGCTCAGCTTCGATACGACGAACGAGCGTTTCTCGCAGTGCTGCTTAACTCGCGAGTGTATCAAAGCGAGGCGGAACGAAAGGACTTGGAGCCGGGCGAGGTCTATATGCTGCGCGGCCCGCTGGCGCGGCGACTTTCGGCGGAGCAAGTTTGGGACTCACTCCTTGTCCTGCTGGTCGAAGATCTCGATTCTCGCAAGCCGCTCCCTCTCGATCGTGGACCGGCCGGTCGCGACCTGCTCGTCAAGCTGACCAACATGACTGCCGAAGAGTTGCTGAAGCGTTCGCACGAGATGGCTGAGTATCACGCGGTACGTCGACGCCACAACATCGAACTAGAAAACCAAAAAAGCTTGCTGAAGAAGGCCACTGAGTCCGGTGACGCTGAGAAAGTGCGGCAGTTGCGCGCTGAATATGCGACGACCAATGCCCAGTTCGAGCAGTTGCAACGTTCCATGCAGATGGGGGGCCTGGCGACTGCGAAGGAAACTGATCCTCGCTGGCAGAAGCTACCACCGTCGCTCGTGCGCGCCTCCGAGATTCCGACACCGATTTCCCTCGGCCATTTCCTGCGGCAATTCGGCCAGTCAGACCGCCGCGAAATCGATGCGTTTAACAAGAGTCCGAAAATCACTCACTCCTTGGCCCTGATGAACGGTGATCTGACCCAAACGGCGATCGAATCCGACTCGTATTTGCAGAAAGAACTCAATTCGATCCAGAATGCCGAGCAGCGAATTGACGCGATCTATCAGTCGATTCTCATCCGCCGCCCGAATGCTGAAGAAGCCGAACGCTGCCGAGAATTATTCGCCACCAGTCGCACGCCCGACGCTGACCTGATCTGGGCACTGCTGAACTCGCCTGAGTTTCTCTTTATTCAATAG
- a CDS encoding neutral/alkaline non-lysosomal ceramidase N-terminal domain-containing protein — MLPALKPASFAVGLICALISSPLWGAEVFQAGAATSNITPPLGLEIVGGFVPYPSKHIHDELNARCLVLDDGKTKLAIVVCDLLGIHRVVSDEARKLIAEKSGIPREQVLISATHTHSASSALGKNRLQHDQTVDEYQAFVAQRIADGVARALNNCRPAQIAFSKVDVPEHVFNRRWHMKPGTAPVNPFGEVEAVKMNPPGGSPNLIEPAGPTDPTVSFVSVREPNGRPISVFATYSLHYVGGVGKEHISADYYGVCCEHLKQLLAADQKPEQTSNQALDVPPFVAVLANGTSGDINNNNFVKPRGRKEPYEQIRYVAEDVATKIHTAMKELKYQDHVSLAAAYREPTITWRKPTDEQKKWATETIAAGPKSKSDLSFIYAERAMRLAAYPETTTVPVQLFRIGDVCIGTMPCEVFCEIGLEFKARNPFANSFLVSLAHGYLGYLPTPRQHRLGGYETWIGTNRLEPTASDKLTEELLKMAAEVQPPKK, encoded by the coding sequence ATGCTGCCCGCCCTAAAGCCCGCTTCATTTGCAGTCGGTCTGATTTGCGCTCTCATTAGCAGCCCGCTATGGGGAGCTGAAGTTTTTCAAGCGGGGGCTGCGACCAGCAACATTACCCCTCCGCTGGGATTGGAAATTGTCGGCGGCTTCGTGCCGTATCCGTCGAAACACATTCACGACGAACTGAATGCTCGCTGCCTGGTACTGGATGACGGCAAGACGAAGTTGGCGATAGTCGTTTGCGACTTGCTGGGCATCCATCGAGTGGTGAGCGATGAAGCTCGCAAGTTGATCGCCGAGAAGTCGGGGATTCCGCGCGAACAGGTTCTGATTAGTGCGACGCACACGCATTCGGCCAGCAGTGCTCTCGGCAAGAATCGCTTGCAGCACGATCAGACCGTCGATGAGTATCAAGCGTTTGTCGCTCAGCGAATTGCCGACGGTGTGGCTCGCGCGCTCAACAACTGCCGACCAGCGCAGATTGCCTTTAGCAAAGTCGACGTTCCTGAGCATGTCTTTAATCGCCGCTGGCACATGAAGCCAGGAACTGCGCCGGTAAATCCATTCGGCGAAGTCGAAGCTGTGAAGATGAATCCGCCCGGCGGAAGTCCGAATTTAATCGAGCCCGCGGGTCCCACCGATCCGACTGTATCATTCGTTTCGGTTCGTGAACCAAATGGTCGACCGATTTCAGTTTTCGCAACGTACTCGCTGCACTATGTAGGGGGTGTCGGCAAGGAACACATTTCGGCCGACTACTACGGAGTCTGCTGCGAACACTTGAAGCAGTTGCTCGCGGCCGATCAAAAGCCGGAGCAGACGAGCAATCAGGCTCTTGATGTTCCTCCCTTCGTGGCCGTTCTTGCCAACGGAACCAGCGGCGACATTAACAACAACAACTTCGTGAAACCGCGCGGCCGTAAAGAACCCTATGAGCAAATTCGCTATGTGGCTGAGGATGTCGCGACCAAGATTCACACGGCAATGAAGGAGTTGAAGTATCAGGACCACGTCAGCCTGGCCGCCGCCTATCGCGAACCTACCATCACCTGGCGCAAGCCGACCGACGAGCAGAAAAAATGGGCAACGGAGACCATCGCAGCAGGGCCGAAGAGTAAATCTGATTTGTCGTTCATTTATGCCGAGCGAGCCATGCGTTTGGCTGCCTATCCTGAAACGACCACGGTTCCAGTTCAGCTGTTTCGCATCGGAGATGTCTGCATCGGCACCATGCCTTGCGAAGTCTTCTGCGAGATTGGCCTGGAGTTCAAAGCACGCAATCCATTTGCGAATTCATTTTTGGTCTCACTCGCCCATGGCTATCTCGGCTACCTTCCTACGCCTCGCCAACATCGCCTTGGTGGATACGAAACCTGGATTGGTACCAACCGCCTTGAACCAACTGCCTCCGACAAACTCACGGAAGAACTGCTGAAAATGGCTGCGGAAGTGCAACCACCAAAGAAGTAG